In Deinococcus depolymerans, the following are encoded in one genomic region:
- the clpS gene encoding ATP-dependent Clp protease adapter ClpS: protein MTRRDLDSGTQTLERTRTQRPRLFRVLLLNDDYTPMEFVVEVLRRFFRKSEQEAELIMLAVHHRGQGVAGVYSRDVAETKVAQVMAAARQEGFPLRVVAEPEAGE, encoded by the coding sequence ATGACACGCCGGGACCTTGACTCTGGAACCCAGACGCTGGAGCGCACGCGAACGCAGCGGCCCCGGCTGTTCCGGGTACTGCTGCTGAACGACGACTACACCCCGATGGAGTTCGTGGTGGAGGTGCTGCGCCGCTTCTTCCGCAAGTCCGAGCAGGAGGCCGAACTGATCATGCTGGCCGTGCACCACAGGGGGCAGGGCGTGGCGGGCGTGTACTCGCGGGACGTGGCCGAGACGAAGGTGGCGCAGGTGATGGCGGCGGCGCGGCAGGAGGGCTTCCCGCTGCGCGTGGTGGCCGAGCCGGAGGCGGGCGAATGA
- a CDS encoding desiccation-associated late embryogenesis abundant protein — protein sequence MKSDRHFPLKRLLVLGALVGAGAYYFSREQNRRALDAKLADLGLKDAAQDVGQSVTKGWEKTRDAAKDAGTVIAEKAGEVKDAAASGAQAAADKVKEVAGDVKGAVADASGKAADAARDTAATASDRAADVADKARDAAADAKNAAADKAAEVKADVQAKAADVKADATKAANDVKGAARDAKKA from the coding sequence ATGAAAAGTGATCGTCATTTCCCCCTGAAACGACTGCTGGTCCTGGGTGCCCTGGTGGGCGCGGGCGCGTACTACTTCAGCCGTGAACAGAACCGCCGCGCCCTGGATGCCAAACTGGCCGACCTGGGCCTCAAGGACGCCGCGCAGGATGTGGGCCAGAGCGTCACGAAAGGCTGGGAGAAGACCCGTGACGCCGCCAAGGACGCCGGGACCGTGATCGCCGAGAAGGCCGGCGAGGTCAAGGACGCCGCGGCCAGCGGTGCCCAGGCCGCCGCCGACAAGGTCAAGGAAGTGGCCGGTGACGTGAAGGGCGCCGTGGCCGACGCCTCCGGGAAGGCTGCCGACGCCGCCAGGGACACCGCCGCGACCGCCAGCGACCGGGCCGCCGACGTGGCCGACAAGGCCAGGGACGCCGCGGCCGACGCGAAGAACGCCGCGGCCGACAAGGCCGCCGAGGTCAAGGCGGACGTGCAGGCCAAGGCCGCCGACGTGAAGGCCGACGCCACGAAGGCCGCCAACGACGTCAAGGGCGCGGCCCGCGACGCCAAGAAAGCCTGA
- a CDS encoding DUF1517 domain-containing protein gives MQPAQRNPGVPRRLLSLGALLIALLTLLALVSPLAQAQSGGGFGGSSRSSGSSGSSGGSFGGSRGGSGGGYSGNYGGGYSGPIIINGGGYGGGYGYSSGGLGGVVTLIIFGVVIFVVISAMRRNLGGSGRGLTGLSGTAQAVSVQILMAEGEEVKRALQRVAQTGDPDTNEGLARMLQEAALVALRHPERWVYGHVQRAQGSASTADSQVGAWATEARAAFTEQTTSNYQNNDPRSGYAHRGDYTFKPDAGDQYLAVTLAVAAHTLAALPPAGTTNAAEARAALSAISAVAPGDLIRAEVVWSPDADGEFLSEDEAIQKYPNLTRL, from the coding sequence ATGCAGCCCGCACAACGCAACCCTGGCGTTCCCCGCCGTCTCCTGTCCCTGGGCGCCCTACTGATCGCGCTGCTGACGCTGCTCGCCCTGGTCTCGCCGCTGGCGCAGGCGCAGTCCGGCGGTGGGTTCGGCGGCAGTTCCCGCAGTTCCGGCAGCTCCGGCAGTTCCGGCGGCAGCTTCGGTGGAAGCCGCGGCGGGTCCGGTGGCGGGTACAGCGGCAATTACGGCGGCGGGTACAGCGGGCCGATCATCATCAACGGCGGCGGGTACGGCGGCGGGTACGGGTACAGCAGCGGCGGTCTCGGCGGCGTGGTCACCCTGATCATCTTCGGCGTCGTGATCTTCGTGGTCATCAGCGCCATGCGCCGTAACCTCGGCGGGAGCGGCCGGGGCCTCACGGGCCTCAGCGGTACCGCCCAGGCCGTCAGCGTGCAGATCCTGATGGCCGAGGGCGAAGAGGTCAAACGCGCCCTGCAGCGCGTCGCGCAGACCGGCGACCCCGACACCAACGAGGGCCTGGCCCGCATGCTTCAGGAGGCCGCGCTGGTCGCCCTGCGCCACCCGGAACGCTGGGTGTACGGACACGTGCAGCGCGCCCAGGGGTCCGCCAGCACCGCCGACAGCCAGGTGGGCGCCTGGGCCACCGAGGCCCGCGCCGCCTTCACCGAGCAGACCACCAGCAACTACCAGAACAATGACCCCCGCAGCGGGTACGCGCACCGCGGCGACTACACCTTCAAACCCGACGCCGGCGATCAGTACCTCGCCGTGACCCTGGCCGTCGCCGCCCACACCCTGGCCGCCCTGCCCCCGGCCGGCACCACCAACGCCGCCGAGGCACGCGCCGCGCTGAGCGCCATCAGCGCCGTCGCGCCCGGCGACCTGATCCGCGCCGAGGTCGTCTGGAGCCCCGACGCCGACGGTGAATTCCTCAGCGAGGACGAGGCCATCCAGAAGTACCCCAACCTGACCCGCCTGTAA
- a CDS encoding HNH endonuclease, which translates to MARRSPAPTWPPPPRPAPTCALCQRAVPHLTEHHLLPRSQGRRQGVRVADLPTTLLCRPCHSFLHRTFSNAELARDYQDIGALRAHPDVQRFTRWLRTQPVSKGVRVR; encoded by the coding sequence ATGGCCCGCCGGTCCCCCGCACCCACCTGGCCCCCGCCGCCCAGACCCGCGCCCACCTGCGCCCTGTGTCAGCGGGCGGTGCCGCACCTGACCGAACACCACCTGCTGCCCCGCTCACAGGGCCGCCGCCAGGGCGTGCGCGTGGCCGACCTGCCCACCACGCTGCTGTGCCGCCCCTGCCACAGTTTCCTGCACCGCACCTTCAGCAACGCCGAACTGGCCCGCGACTACCAGGACATCGGCGCGCTGCGCGCCCACCCGGACGTGCAGCGCTTCACCCGCTGGCTGCGCACGCAACCCGTCAGCAAGGGCGTGCGGGTGCGCTGA
- a CDS encoding c-type cytochrome translates to MKIRFEQVRFTRLSRFLLPALLVLGAPVILGRPAVLAQAAPGRPVADAARGQGLSGSCAGCHGAGRAPTLSGRSAAGIQAALLAFRAGTRPNGTMQRVAGALSDQDIADLAAFYGTPAAPPVTSAAGTTLTGETLYSAGDPARGVLACVVCHGETGEGAETLGIPALKGRSAPSVLTALRAYKAAPVTGIPYPDAMRIALGPMTDADLTAVAAYVATLK, encoded by the coding sequence ATGAAGATCAGATTCGAGCAGGTCCGCTTCACACGGCTTTCCCGGTTCCTGTTGCCCGCGCTGCTGGTCCTCGGCGCGCCGGTCATTCTGGGCCGGCCGGCTGTCCTGGCCCAGGCCGCGCCGGGCCGTCCGGTGGCGGACGCGGCGCGCGGGCAGGGCCTCAGCGGGTCGTGCGCCGGCTGTCACGGTGCGGGCCGCGCCCCCACCCTGAGCGGCCGCAGCGCTGCGGGCATCCAGGCCGCGCTGCTGGCCTTCCGCGCCGGCACCCGCCCGAACGGCACCATGCAGCGCGTGGCGGGGGCTCTCAGCGACCAGGACATCGCGGATCTCGCCGCGTTCTACGGAACGCCCGCGGCGCCCCCGGTCACGAGCGCCGCCGGGACGACCTTGACCGGCGAGACGCTGTACAGCGCGGGTGATCCGGCGCGCGGCGTGCTCGCCTGCGTCGTCTGCCACGGCGAGACCGGCGAAGGCGCCGAGACCCTCGGGATTCCCGCACTGAAGGGCCGCAGCGCCCCGTCGGTCCTGACGGCACTGCGCGCGTACAAGGCCGCGCCGGTGACCGGCATTCCCTACCCGGACGCCATGCGCATCGCCCTGGGCCCCATGACCGACGCCGACCTGACGGCCGTCGCCGCGTACGTCGCCACCCTGAAATGA
- a CDS encoding phosphatase PAP2 family protein: MESVWLMITNLGRDEVFIVALALYTWLVSPRGGRQLGVAFALSYLLNAALKYGLNLPRPFTDDPSVASAAARATAGGPGLPSGHSQLAATLWWGIAAQVRRPWVTGVTLALVALIAASRLVLHVHYPSDVAVGLLLGGAFALLAARGAFPQAGALRWAPPLAALVVAALLPIGAPREFAVGLGLAAGFWFARPTFTPPRDLAGRLIVALAGLTVVFAVYFGLGALPAGIKEIGLVRALRYALLVLVAAEGVPLLLRRWLPGEPLPAQPATRHAPVTGTR, from the coding sequence ATGGAATCTGTCTGGTTGATGATCACGAACCTGGGTCGTGACGAGGTCTTCATCGTGGCGCTGGCCCTGTACACCTGGCTGGTGAGCCCGCGGGGCGGGCGGCAGCTGGGCGTGGCGTTCGCGCTGAGTTACCTGCTGAACGCGGCGCTGAAGTACGGCCTGAATCTGCCGCGCCCGTTCACGGACGATCCGTCCGTGGCGTCGGCCGCGGCGCGGGCCACGGCGGGCGGGCCGGGCCTGCCCAGCGGGCACTCGCAGCTGGCCGCGACCCTGTGGTGGGGGATCGCCGCGCAGGTGCGCCGTCCCTGGGTGACCGGCGTGACGCTCGCGCTCGTGGCGCTGATCGCCGCGTCCCGCCTGGTTCTGCACGTGCATTACCCCAGTGACGTGGCCGTGGGTCTGCTGCTGGGCGGCGCGTTTGCCCTGCTGGCGGCTCGGGGCGCGTTCCCGCAGGCTGGCGCGCTGCGCTGGGCCCCGCCGCTGGCGGCGCTGGTCGTGGCGGCCCTGCTGCCGATCGGCGCACCACGCGAGTTCGCGGTCGGCCTGGGGCTGGCGGCCGGGTTCTGGTTCGCGCGGCCGACCTTCACGCCCCCCCGTGACCTGGCAGGACGACTGATCGTGGCGCTGGCCGGGCTGACCGTGGTGTTCGCCGTGTACTTCGGGCTGGGGGCGCTGCCCGCCGGGATCAAGGAGATCGGGCTGGTGCGGGCGCTGCGGTACGCGCTGCTGGTGCTGGTGGCGGCCGAGGGGGTGCCGCTGCTGCTGCGCCGCTGGTTGCCCGGTGAGCCGCTGCCGGCGCAGCCTGCCACCCGGCACGCCCCGGTGACCGGCACCCGGTGA